tatattcgtaattaactccctaatacctttcatttgagtcccatattgttttgCTCGTCCAATAGGCCTAttgtagggtgttttgggattggggcggccccctagttacttggacctaatttttaatatgaaattcgtagtctgcTCCTGAATACCGGtgctcttttatttttgggtattacttttaggctaagggggagggtctgcctgccgtccgatatcaaaaacttatatatcctatgtttccttccagaccaacgtacacaatctgtgaaaatttcaaggtaatcggttcaacagtttttgagtctataaggaaaagacaaaccaacaaacaaacaaaaaaaaataaattgatttttatactctccaccatataaTGTGGGGTatcctaatttcatcattctgtttgtaactattcgaaatattcgtctgagaccccataaagtagatatattcttaatcgtcgcgacatcttttgtcgatctagccatgtccgtccgtctgtctgtcgaaagcacgcttacttccgaaagagtaaagctagccgcttgaaattttgcacaaatacttcttattagtgtaggtcagttggttttgaaaatgggtcatatcggcccatgttatgatatagctgccatataaaccgatcttgggtctcgacttcttgagcctctagagtgcgcaattcttatccgattggaatgaaattttgcacgacctgttttgttatgatatccaacaactgtgccaagtatggttcaaatcggttaataacctgatatagctgccatataaaccgatcttgggtcttgatttcttgagcctatagagtgcgcaattcttatccgattggaatgaaattttgcacgacgtgttatgttataatatccaataactgtgccaagtatggttcaaatcggtctgtaacctgatatagctgtcatataaaccgatcttgggtcttgacttctttagcatctagagggcgcaattcttatccgatttgtatgaaattttgcacgaagtattttgttatgatatccaacaactgtgctttgtgtggctcaaatcggttaataacctgatatagctgtcatataaacagctctgggaacttgacttcttgagcttctagagggcgcaattcctatctgatttggctgaaattttgcattgcgtattttattcttactttcaacaactgtgtcaaataaggttcaaatcggttcataacctgatatagctgacatataaaccgatctgggatcttgacttcttgagcctctagaggtcgcaattattatccgatttgcctgaaattttgtacgacggtctgaatcggtctatagcccgatacagctcccatataaatcgatctctctatgttacttcttgagcccccaaagggcccaattcttattcgaattggctgacattttacacaggtctccaacatataatttaattgtggaccaaaccggaccatatcttgatatcgctctagtagcagagcaactcttttcttatatccttttttgcctaagaagagatgccgggaaaagaactcgacaaatgcgatccatggtggagggtttataagattcggcccggccgaatttagcacgcttttacttgttatatataacatGTTTTTTATCTCTACGTTGTCAAATGCCCCCCGATTTTTAGGAAGGCCGCGAATGCGTTTTCCTTCTGTCACATATCGTGAAGGACGGTTTTGCACCATCCTATATAAGGTATGGCTACTATGCCCAAGTGAAGTTTCCCGTTGTCACTCCCCTCTTACTTTTAGCGGAATTTCAAACAGAATccccaaaaattatttttttactctACTGCATATGACTTTtgagttgttgttccaaaacaTTTTCCTAATCTTTTCatcttttaatatatttttagagAATGTTCTTTCCTCACCAAAACTATTAATGCTGAGATGGCGGGCGCAAGTGCTGCAATAATAACCGAATTTAATAGCGAATCCAGCGAATTTGACTACTATATCGAAATGATTCACGATAAGACGGATAGAGATGCCCAAATACCGGCTGGCTACTTGCTTGGAAGAAATGGAGTTGTAATTAAGAACACCCTGCAGCGTTTGAAAAGGTCTTATGCCAGAATAAATTTACCTGTGAACCTGACATTCGTTCCGCCATCGAAAATCAATCATCCACCATGGTTGGGCTGGTAGGCGAGCGATTTCATTAGAAATACTTTAAAGTACAAGGTGTTAAAATTACTTTTCGTTTCCGAAGCGTTACCATAAAACCAAAGTGCATTCTATAATAAGTTTAGGTCTAGACGACTCACGATTTAATGCTAttgtttgtttaatattttaatttatgtcAATGGAAGGAATAATGTTGTGATGAAATGCGATTGTGATGAAAAGTTTGGACACCATTTGCAGCTAATAATAACTCATTTATTGTTTttcttctaaattttattttcaaataataatgttatttaattgaattgacAAAGATCTTAACTTTTTAACATCCATGTATGCCAACAAAAGAGTGCAGTGAAAtgttattgtttatttttcataatttttttgttattttattaatttaatacttattcaaatttttagttcaaataatttaaactgtaaataaattgtaaaactATTTTCATATATCAAACACGTGACGACTCTTGATAACTTGGTATTTTAAAATTTGACGATTTTAAGGTGGACAAATGGCTTATTTGCCTTATGCCTTTAATCCAGGTGGCTATGATTGTTTTATATATCCACGTTTTGCATTCACTTCGCCCAGAGAGATATGGTTGTTAGTTAAGGTTTACTTTGGGTGGATAGGTAAATTGGGTCGTTTGAGTTAGTGTTATGTTCGAAGAATTGATACACGCATTTAAACATtataaaattacatttattatcaatataaaaaaaaaggaataagtAAAAAGaaacagtgacttgtgcaaTGTATTGTTAAGCGCTGATTGgatatatcataaaaaaatggtgGTATATAAAGCTTTTTAAAAAATAGCCATGTTAATAACATAGAAaacatagaaacatatcttcgTTAAAACTTAGAACCAGTGTTGTCAATAGAGACATAACAATCTCCCACACTAATAGGGAACGTGGTCTTGGAAACGTGCTGGAAGTCTCCTTACTCTGTTCGCTCGCCTAATACTTAGTGGTGTCTCTGGCAGCTGTGGCTCGGCGGAGGCTGGAGGCTGCGATTCGCTGGGGGGTTGAGGTTGTGTCTGATTCCGCTGGATTatgacttcttcaatttgaggtTCCTTCTGTGGTGGATTTCCTGTAACTAAAGTGGGTTGATTTTGATCATAAACCATGGACTTATACAATTGATTAATATGTCTTTTAAGAATATAATTATTGTCAAGTTTAATGCTGTAGTGAATATTCCCAAGTTTTTGCAGAACGGTACCGAACTTCCAAGTCGGGACTCCTTTGCTAAACCAACGAACTTGGACCCTCTCTCCAACGCCTAATTTTCGAACTTTTGGGTTGACCACTTcagatttcttcaattttgttggGCGAATTGAGTCTAATTTTATACGTAAGTCACGTCCTAGATATAAGTTTGCAGGGCTTTTGCCATTTGAAAGCGGAGTTGCTCTATATCTGGTAACTATTTCCTGCACTTTGAGGCGTAATGGTAACTTTTCGTTTTGCATCGCTTTTAGCTTCCTTTTCAAGGTTTGAATATGTCTTTCCGCAAGTCCATTAGTAGCTGGATGCCCCGGTGCAATAAATTTCTGGATAATACCGTTGTTCTCGCAAAAAGTTCTAAATACGGCACTTTGAAAAATTGTAGCGTTGTCAGATACCATAATTTGGGGAAGACCATGTGTTGAAAATATGCTTTGTAATAATGATATCGTGATATCCGAAGTTGGAGCTTGTTTTATTACCTTTATTTCAGGCCATTTCGATTTTGCGTCAActaacacaagaaaataatgatTTTGGAAAGGACCTGCGTAGTCAATATGcactctttgaaaattttcgattggGTCCTCCCATTTGTGTGTTTCCACCTTTGGGGGGCATCTTCGTATCATAGCACAATCAGGGCACGATTTTACCAATGTTTCAATGTCAGAGTCGATCTCCTTCCAAAAACAATACTTTCTGGCTAGCTGCTTCATTCTTACAACGCCAATATGTGTGTGGTGTAATTCACGTAGCACTGCATCGCGTAATGTAGCAGGAATCATAACACGAGTTCCCTTAAATAAAACGCCATCTTGTATAGAATACTCAGGATCTGTATTTCCGCCATTCAATAGCGATTCctttaatttttgaattcaTCGTCGTTCTGGGTTTCTTTTGCAATCGATGTTGCCGTTATTGaaattgatgaaatttcatttatagTTTGATCTTGGATATCTTTTGTTTCTTTATCAAGAAAATGTAAAAACTTTGAAGACGCTGATAAAGGGGCTCTTGATAAACAATCTACATGTGCTATTTGATCGGCTTTGCGATGCTCAAGTTTGTAATTGAATCCTTGTAGAAAAGAAGCATATCGCAATAATCTTTGTGAGGTCATCGCTGGCGTTTTAGCATGCTGGTGAAAAATTCTCGAAAGTGGACGGTTATCAGTCACAAGTGTAAATTCTCGACCATGtaaatacataaataatttGTCAACAGCAAAAATGATTGCCAGAGCTTCTCTGTCGAGTTGACTATAATTTTGTTCAGCTTTTGTTAAAGCTCTGGAAATAAACGCAACTGGTCTTTCACAACCATCTACTATGTGTGACAGTACTGCTGCAACTCCTGTGGGACTTGCATCACATATAAGGATCAATGGCAGTGACTGGTCGTATGGTACTAAAACtcgctcatgcaaaatttcttgctTCAGCTTAATAAAAGCTTCTTCACTTTGCTTTGACCATAcaaatttgtttcctttttcCAGTAGACTTCTAAGTGGATGTGTAATGGTAGCCATATTCGGAATAAATCGCGAATAATACGTAACCATTCCCAAAAATCTTCTCACCTCGTCTACATTTTTGGGACGTGGAAGTTTTGCCATGGCTTCTGTTTTTGATGGGCATTTGGATATTGAATTCTGGCTTATTACATATCCTAAGTATTGTATTTGTTCTTTAAAGTACTCACATTTGTCCTTGTTAACGTGTAGATTATATGTCTGCAGGCGTTCCAAGCATTCAATAAGTCGCTGCTCACACAGGGATTTGGTTGGACCGTGCACAATTATGTCATCAAAATAAGATGTGGTACCTTCAAGGCCTCGTAGAATTTGGTCTATTATACGATTAAATTCGCTAGGAGCGGTCTTTATACCAAATGACAAGCGATTCATTCGATACGTACCTCTGTGTGTAGAAattgtttgaattattttgctTTCATCATCCACTGCTACATGTAAATACGCTTTATATAGATCCAGCTTACAAAAATACTTGGAATTTTTCAATGTGTTGAATATTTCATCTATTCGCTTTATTGGATAGTGAGCAGGCTCCAATTGGGGATTGACGCAGAGCTTGTAGTCAACACATAACCGCACATTCCCATCAGGTTTTGGTATGACAACCAGTGGCGAACCCCAATTACTGGTGTTAACTTTTGAAATTATACCCTCGTTTTCTAATGTGTCGAGTTCTTGCTCtactttttcacgaagagcgaATGGAACTtgcctttcctttaaaaaagctGGCTTTGCCCCTTCCTGCAATTTTAATGAACATATTAAATTGGGAATACACCCCACTTTCTGCTGGAAAACTTTTGAGAACTTTTGCGTTATTTCACTTATTGAGTTTATACATACGTTGTTGTCTGTATTTACCTTCAAACAGTCTTGGTCTACTTCTCTAAGATCAATTTTAAGATGCCTTATCCATACACGGCCAAGCAACGCAGAGTGTCTAGCGTCCACAACAAACATTTTCTCTCTGGACTTCCTGTTTTTATATTGGACATTAACATCCACTACACCCAGAGGTATAAACACATCCCCCGGATAAGCGCGAAATGCTATCTTGGTTTTTTgaagctttaaatttaatttgagtTTTTCAAAATCGTTCTTTGGTATGAGAGTGTAGCCGGCACCAGAGTCTACTTCGAAAACTTGCTTCCTCCCGTCGATTGAAACCGTtgcgaaaaatttttgcaattctgGTGGTGGAATTTCTGATTTGTTGTAAATATCGACTATTTGATGGATACCAAAATTATCATCATCCTCACAGTAGTCGTCATCAGATGAACACGATTGTATTGCATTATATgatgaattttgtttaaatttcgattttatgcATACTTGTCTCACATGACCTGTTTTGTtacaaaaagaacattttagattgtttttgtttattttacattCATTTGATCGATGATTGTTTCGCCCACATCGTAAGCACATCCCTTCAAGACCTAGTTGTCGATAATTAACTGTTGATGACGATGATGCGTATCGATTACTTTTTTGGTATCGGGTACTTGTTGcggattgtttttgttttattttatttacctcGCTTGTTGAAGAACTCTGCATAAtttcattattatttattttcgcTGCCTCCAACGCCTTCGCCTTTtcacaaatttgcacaaatgtgTCTTCGGGTTTTTGCAGCAATTTTTCACGAATGCTATTATCTCGGATTCCTCTTATAAACTGCGCTCGACAAAATATATCCGAAACTGATTTGTTACAACTACACACAAAATGACACATCGCCGCCTTTTCCTGTAAAACAGCAATAAAATCAGAAATACTCTGATCTTCattttgtatttcatttaaaaacttGTGTTGTTGcacaagaatattttttttaggacAGAAATgttgtttcaaatggaatataataCTGTCGTAGGATAGTTGGTTGATCGGTGTTGGAGCGACTAATGTTGCTAGTGTTGAATAATTTGATGCACCCACATACTGCAGCAATAATTTTGCACACATCTCTTTGTTTCCGAAAACGCCTTTCAATTGCAGATAATTTTCCAATCGTTCTTTATAAACATCGAATGATTCTGTTTTAGGGTCGAattgatcaaaatttgaaatgacATTGACGCTGGTTATGTTTGATTGTtgaagctgttgttgttgctgttgttgttcctGCAGAGCATTGGTCATGCTGGTAATTGCTTGCAAAAGTTTATCCATATCAGCAGACATTTTACTGTTTTTATGATTGTTGACTTGATGCTTTTCTTTTGATGGTTCTGAATGTTGAttaatcttttttttatcctcGTCGCCAATTTGTTATGTTCGAAGAATTGATACACGCATTTAAACATtataaaattacatttattatcaatataaaaaaaaggaataagtAAAAAGaaacagtgacttgtgcaaTGTATTGTTAAGCGCTGATTGgatatatcataaaaaaatggtggtatataaagctttttaaaaaaatagccATGTTAATAACATAGAAaacatagaaacatatcttcgTTAAAACTTAGAACCAGTGTTGTCAATAGAGACATAACAGTTAGTATATGTGAAATAGGAATTGTTTATTGTTGTAGCTTTATATTTTCATGTGGATGTAGCGATCTTTGGCTGAGCTTAGTCACCCTGGTGCAAAGAACTTATCGCTGGAAACGGGTTTACTTCATTCGGTAGTATTGGTCGCCTTTTAGAacagcattcattcattcattcatttttattaatcaAACATCGCCCACCCGGGCTTTACATTGATAGATTGGAACACTTTCAGGTTTTtataatacaaaaatcaataCTAAAACCTAATATAACACTATCACTAAAAGAAATAACTAACAAATTTattgaatgtaaaaaaaattgttaaaaaaaaaaatagtaacatAGTCTAACGCACAATTATCCGTTCAAACACCAAGAAAAAGCAGCAAATGTGAGATATTATCAGTGACGAAAATTAATTCAATTGAGTTGCCTATAAGAAATGTTGGATTAGCTTAGACTCAAAAGTTTGTTGACATACTGAGATGTTTTTAAGACTAGAAGGAAGAGTATTCCATAGCCTAGACAAGCGAATTACAAATGATCTTTCCAATACAACATGATTGAAACTTTCAATACGAATTTAAGAGTTCCGGGTCGAATGCAAGAATTGAAAGTGAGGAAGAAGGTAACTGGATTCACGGTACTTAAGGATATTGAAGAAAAAGCAGAGGCATCTAATATTGAGAAAGTGCTCAAAAGAACATCCAAGTAATTGTTTCGCAAAGTATTCATAGTCTCATCTACAACGACGACCGTAAACAAACCGTAGTATGCTGTGGAAACACTTCTGAAGCCTAAGCAGATAAGTCCTATTGGATCCGGAATATACCTCAGCACCATACAATATATGAGGCATCAGCAACGAATGAGCCAgcatatatataatttgtatgGGTAAAATAACATTCAAATTGTAGAGCTTTTTAagtataaattttaatttggagCAGATTTGTGCAATGTGCAAGGAGAATACAATATCCGAATCAATTACAAAGCCCAATGAGGTCATAGTATCAGCCGATGTGACAATATTGTTTTGAACAATAATATTTTGAGGAGAGTAGTGATGACGTGAGCTATTGAATACAACGTATTTTGTTTTACCAACGTTAATTGTTAAGTTATTTGACCGAGCCCATTGACAAACTCGTCCAATATCTTCATCAAGTTTCGAGATGCAACTTTCTAATGTACCGGAGTCAGCTGTACTTAACAACTGAAAATCATCGGCATATATTGCTAAGTCTACATGTTGTACACAAGAACGAACGTCATTAACATAGAGCATAAACAAAACAGGTCCCAAGACAGAACCTTGGGGTACACCAGTAGAAATAGAATTAACATTAGAAACACGATCATTGCAGACTATATACTGCGAGCGATTTGACAAAAATGACATAAGAAGTCTACAAGAGGTATGCGAcaaattaaaattgttaaagagttttaaaaaaagaatgttATGGTCAACAGCATCGAAAGCTTTGCTGAGGTAAAATGCGGCAAGAATACAGGGATTGCCTTTATCAACAGCACGCCTGATCTCATCAGTAAGTTTGACCATAAGAGATGTGGTACTGTGGTGTTTTCTAAAACCCGATTGACAAGGGTCAATCAATGAAAAACGATTAAGATGATCCACAAGTTGATTCGCTTAGATGCTTCTGATATTGAATCCGCATGAATACTGttcagattttcttgaaagGTTGCTTGTATTTCTGAATCTACTCGGGCGGCGGGTActtagggtattatataatcaTACCCTAGAACACAGAATCTAAATGAAgggtacatacatatacatatatggaagATATGTCTGAAGCTAGTCAGATTTTAGAACATCTTGCTGTAAGAAGACTGAAACAAAATTGTGACCATCAGAGCCATAAAAAGGCCCACACGCTAAaaaaacatatatgggagctagatctaaatctgggatgatttttatgaaattgcaaaattttgagaatattggacaaaaattgtggctactacaattataaaaggtcatatcggatgaaggaGCAGGGTTGCCATACATGACGATTTTACATCATTTTGCCGATTTTTGGCCGAAAATCCTAAATTGTTCTCCATACCACGTTTTTAAGTCGTAAAaacatgtctgatattgtgttccAACCTAGGTACCGGTGtatgttagccgcaaaagccgggcaatgaaataggatatgctccaccgtctcatcATATTTCCCCCATttactacacatgctatcacttgccgtacctaTTCttcataagtgagttcgtaatCATATGATATGATtacgttatgataccgaaagctaaacTGATCTTACTTTCGTATAGGTGGtgatgtagccacatttgtacgATGAGAAGCGATCACCGTTAAGCTCCATTGGCTACTTAAAGACGAGCATCATAGAAAACCATCCCACTATTCGCAACCCAtggacacgcccggtagctctcagctgagcttctcgtgatcAACGTTATCACGCAACTTTGAGCTAATATTTAGTTCTAACCCGTGCAGTGTACGTAGTCATTCCGGCACTGGACTTATAGTAATAAGTGAAGTAATAGTCTCCTAAGTCGGTAAATTGATCTCTTTGAGAGTGGGACGGCCCTTCAGTCTTTCGCTCCAAAtgtggatatgaaattcgtgctctactcctaaaCACTCTTCATTTGACTCCATACTGCCATGATCGGAAAATACGCTTGAAGGGTATGTTAGGGATGAGGTCGCCAcctaaacacttggccctgaaaggAGAAGCATGATTCGTGATTTACTCCAAAATAatttctatttgagccccatattgggcgCCACGAAAATGGGGCCCAAACCATTGCGCccttaattgaaaatgaaataaggTCCCTAGTTTGAGGTGCTTTTTCATTATGAAAAATGACCCCAAAACAAAGGCATCATAAAGTATACAAATTCAGTTGGGGTCAAATTGCTATTTAGAATTTgaggtgtttttataccctccaccataggagggggggtatactaatttcgtcattctgtttgtaactactcgaaatattcacctgagaccccataaagtacatatattcttgatcgttgcgacattttatgtcgatctagccatgtcttattagtgtaggtcggttggtattgtaaatgggccatatcggtccatgttttgatatagctgccatataaaccgaacttgggtcttgacttcttgagcctctagagtgcgcaattcttatccgattggaatgacattttgcacgacgtgttttgtaatgatattcaacaactttgccaagtatggttcaaatcggtccataacctgatatagctgccatataaaccgatcttgggtcttgacttcttgagcctctagagtgcgcaattcttatccgattggaatgaaattttgcacgacgtgttttgttatgatatccaacaactgtgccaagtatggttcaaatcggtcaataacctgatatagctgccatccgattttcctgaaattatgtactacagatcctctcatgaccatcaacatacgtgtttattatgatctgaatcggtctatagcccgatacagctcccatataaatcgatctctctattttacttcttgagcccccaaagggcgcaattcttattcgaattggctgacagtttacacaggtctccaacatgtaataatataataatagcagagcaaatcttttcttatatccttttttgcctaagaagagatgccgggagaagaactcggcaaatgcgatccatggtggagggtatgtaagattcggcccagccgaacttagcacgcttttacttgttgtggtctaaaccggaccatatcttgatatcgctctaatagcagagcaaatcttttcttatatcctttttttttgcttaagagatgccgggaaactacttgacaaatgcgatccatggtggagggtatataagattcggcccgcccgaacttagcacgcttttacttgttcataatgCAATTTCACCCCAAACACCAACATGCAAAGAGACTCCTAAGTTTGCATAGTCACCccaaatgttttgttgttgtttacagTGTATATTTGGGGAATAAATTTAGAAAACTAGTTGGCGTGTAAATGGGTAAAACAATTTGTGATTTCATTAATGGTTTTACCCAAATTGGAAGAAGAGTTTGCAAGAGTAAGAAGTTGTAGACAACGAAGCaggcgaaaaatattttcaaaatcgcaCGATTTTTCGAAAATCACCCTTATTATGTATGTCGTAgtcgatttcgattttcgacttcGACTGCTGGAAATTAAAGTTAATATATCATTGGGATTATGTGCAAAATCGAGTTGTTTGGTTTTTGTAATATATGATGCTTGCAAGTAGCTCATCTGTCAAGATGAGCGAATTTTCGGCAGTCGTATTCGAATATTCAAATTCGACAAATATAATAAGggccaacatttaatttttttggtaataGAAAAAAACGACTCTGGCGAAAAATActtttaaaaaatgcaaaaaaaaaaaatatttttaagaaatcgcgcgatttataataattttttcaacggcgaagcttttttgccttttcaaaaaaagagatatttggCACGGAAAAGCATCCGGTCTGAAtgaataaagaaatttttcatttttcaagttttttatctgttagggcgagatcattaaattttaaaatttttgtttgtttctctttcgagacgagctcaatgatcggagatgcaaatggaaaaggaaagccaaagacggcaacacacaccaaccactatgggacgcgtttcgtctttggttagaagacttgtcaaccatattaggtgtgatggcttcaagggccgtgcgttggtatgttgtatttgaatcgtattaatagcggaaactcatctatgatacaattaccacattaccaTTTGTCACAGagagaatgtctgtcattacacaaaaatacatgcattaggaaaagtacagctaatagacagaccGTCGACGGCCACCGCATCATGCGGAATGGAAGCTGCTGCCAAGTTAGAATGCAACATTTGCCAAATATCGTCAATAGCTGCAGTTTTGCTGTTGATTAGTCGCTGCTGGAGCGTATTTCCATTGTCGAATCTAAGGCATTGTTTTAAGCACTTCATACAATCTAATGATAATGGAGCTTTATATTAAACAAAGCGTTGGGTCCCATAATAAAAGTGATTGGTTTCCATTTCTTTGTGTTAGTTGGATTTGCCAAATTCCATGCAGCGTTTACTTCCCTGCCTTTCGATTTGATTCGCTTATAATGATGTACGCCAAGTATTCCGAGATGAGCGAGCGGAATATGTTAAAGAATTCATATGTGGTTCCTACTGGTCCCAGAAAACAAGCCAAAAGAcagtgcatttattaaccatttATTCGTACAAggctttgatttttttaaacgactctagataaaatttccttggaatacaTGTGGGGGTCGAGTATACTTCCCATGGACCATCAAGAAgtaatttcagtttgaaaatgaaaaaggtACCCAACactcaaccaatttttttattcaaaacagcaaaaaagaaacagcagtttttgtctgctgaaaatgggaaagcagacttTACTGTTGTTTGAGCAAACACAGGGCTGCTgtgttagcaaacatttcttactgctttTTCAACAAGTCTCCtgaaaaaattgtatgctactttttatggttgcctgttacttgttttaattactttaggtattttttagaattttatttagaaattttgttgaaagagatgattttaatttatggaatataactgtaaagaagctacctgatccatccattagtatatatttcgaaatgtggctaagctagtttgcattttttgttattgctctactaatgtgaaAAAAACTGGCATGCCCttttgtataaaataaaaaa
The genomic region above belongs to Stomoxys calcitrans chromosome 5, idStoCalc2.1, whole genome shotgun sequence and contains:
- the LOC131997845 gene encoding uncharacterized protein K02A2.6-like isoform X2 is translated as MSADMDKLLQAITSMTNALQEQQQQQQQLQQSNITSVNVISNFDQFDPKTESFDVYKERLENYLQLKGVFGNKEMCAKLLLQYVGASNYSTLATLVAPTPINQLSYDSIIFHLKQHFCPKKNILVQQHKFLNEIQNEDQSISDFIAVLQEKAAMCHFVCSCNKSVSDIFCRAQFIRGIRDNSIREKLLQKPEDTFVQICEKAKALEAAKINNNEIMQSSSTSEVNKIKQKQSATSTRYQKSNRYASSSSTVNYRQLGLEGMCLRCGRNNHRSNECKINKNNLKCSFCNKTGHVRQVCIKSKFKQNSSYNAIQSCSSDDDYCEDDDNFGIHQIVDIYNKSEIPPPELQKFFATVSIDGRKQVFEVDSGAGYTLIPKNDFEKLKLNLKLQKTKIAFRAYPGDVFIPLGVVDVNVQYKNRKSREKMFVVDARHSALLGRVWIRHLKIDLREVDQDCLKEGAKPAFLKERQVPFALREKVEQELDTLENEGIISKVNTSNWGSPLVVIPKPDGNVRLCVDYKLCVNPQLEPAHYPIKRIDEIFNTLKNSKYFCKLDLYKAYLHVAVDDESKIIQTISTHRGTYRMNRLSFGIKTAPSEFNRIIDQILRGLEGTTSYFDDIIVHGPTKSLCEQRLIECLERLQTYNLHVNKDKCEYFKEQIQYLGYVISQNSISKCPSKTEAMAKLPRPKNVDEVRRFLGMVTYYSRFIPNMATITHPLRSLLEKGNKFVWSKQSEEAFIKLKQEILHERVLVPYDQSLPLILICDASPTGVAAVLSHIVDGCERPVAFISRALTKAEQNYSQLDREALAIIFAVDKLFMYLHGREFTLVTDNRPLSRIFHQHAKTPAMTSQRLLRYASFLQGFNYKLEHRKADQIAHVDCLSRAPLSASSKFLHFLDKETKDIQDQTINEISSISITATSIAKETQNDDEFKN